A genomic region of Chondrinema litorale contains the following coding sequences:
- a CDS encoding DUF6896 domain-containing protein gives MITINNKVRIELLNAMDAYAILAKQLINKLLSETNEPEIERIQKGEYYLIEGTELQNGAETLSNGWGFYVHGEHCLFDNIFSGQKIEVSLGRDHFIENLDPYFFYQFLNSTDELKHLSKHFENPFSDMLDFFIKLEEENIMLHSYGNEYRKIPPK, from the coding sequence ATGATTACAATTAATAATAAAGTAAGGATAGAATTATTAAATGCGATGGATGCATATGCAATTCTTGCCAAGCAGCTTATTAATAAACTGCTGAGCGAAACGAATGAGCCCGAAATTGAAAGGATACAAAAAGGAGAATACTATTTAATAGAAGGTACCGAATTACAGAATGGAGCCGAGACACTCTCAAACGGATGGGGATTTTATGTGCATGGTGAACACTGTCTCTTTGACAATATCTTCTCCGGTCAAAAGATTGAAGTTTCATTAGGCAGAGATCATTTTATTGAAAACCTCGATCCTTATTTCTTTTATCAGTTTTTAAATTCTACAGATGAGCTCAAGCACTTAAGCAAACACTTTGAAAACCCTTTTAGTGATATGCTCGATTTCTTTATAAAGCTAGAGGAAGAGAACATTATGTTACACAGCTATGGTAATGAGTATAGAAAAATACCTCCTAAATAA
- a CDS encoding OmpA family protein, which yields MKLSKKYIGALLISGMVFSTSCNSWNNTAKGGAIGAGSGAALGGIIGKKSGNTAEGAILGAAIGGVTGAAIGRYMDKQKEDIEKDLGNSADVQRVGEGILVTFESGILFGFDSDDLNAEVKHELDNFSETLREYSETDLVIQGYTDSVGSEDYNLDLSKERAQSVQNYLSGLGIETGRMMVEGLGESNPVASNDTPEGREKNRRVEIAIFANDELKQKAETGEI from the coding sequence ATGAAACTTTCAAAAAAATACATAGGCGCATTATTAATATCAGGGATGGTATTTAGTACAAGTTGTAATAGTTGGAATAACACCGCTAAAGGTGGTGCAATCGGTGCTGGTAGTGGAGCTGCCCTAGGTGGCATTATCGGTAAAAAATCTGGAAACACAGCAGAGGGAGCAATTTTAGGAGCAGCTATTGGAGGTGTAACAGGTGCAGCTATTGGTCGCTATATGGACAAGCAAAAAGAAGACATAGAAAAAGATCTAGGTAATTCTGCAGATGTACAAAGAGTAGGTGAAGGTATTCTAGTAACTTTTGAATCGGGTATACTTTTCGGTTTCGATTCTGACGATTTAAACGCTGAAGTAAAACACGAACTAGATAACTTCTCAGAAACTCTTAGAGAATACTCAGAAACTGATCTTGTAATACAAGGATACACTGATAGTGTAGGTTCTGAAGATTATAACCTAGACTTATCTAAAGAAAGAGCGCAATCTGTACAAAACTACTTAAGTGGCTTAGGTATCGAAACTGGTAGAATGATGGTAGAAGGATTAGGTGAAAGTAACCCAGTAGCTTCTAACGATACGCCAGAAGGTAGAGAGAAAAACAGAAGAGTAGAGATTGCAATATTTGCTAACGACGAACTTAAGCAAAAAGCAGAAACTGGTGAGATATAA
- a CDS encoding SpoIIE family protein phosphatase has product MEKVDILNKHLSFSVKDASFLHFIRKSFEVNTEGYPFEEKFISDCFIIISELGTNLIKYAKGRKEILIRLLKHEDNWGVEIISVDNGPHIDFTMAAVDGFSTGNSLGTGIGTIQRLSDNVMFFSDPQFGNAIVVHKYCNSEQPTLRNPDWVVTPKSGETYCGDAVASIYNEKEGFNRILVSDGLGHGLEASKPSSLAIETLNNYSELGLHDLFVKIHEELAKTRGAALFIMDIYQDKVEYMGIGNISTRLLSIHAKSKGLISKPGIVGHKISRLQAFSEPINKGDVIISYSDGLKSINLDHLLKTPVPIVIASALYSKYALRNDDRSIAVYKH; this is encoded by the coding sequence ATGGAGAAAGTAGATATATTGAATAAACATTTATCTTTTAGTGTTAAAGATGCTTCTTTTTTGCATTTTATAAGAAAAAGCTTCGAGGTAAATACAGAGGGATATCCTTTTGAAGAGAAATTTATTTCAGATTGTTTTATTATAATTTCTGAACTCGGAACAAATCTGATAAAATACGCAAAAGGTAGAAAAGAGATTTTAATTAGGTTATTAAAACACGAGGATAATTGGGGGGTAGAGATTATTAGCGTTGATAATGGACCGCACATAGATTTCACAATGGCCGCAGTTGACGGCTTTTCAACAGGAAATTCGCTCGGAACAGGTATAGGAACAATACAGCGTTTGTCAGATAATGTCATGTTTTTTTCAGATCCTCAATTTGGTAATGCCATTGTAGTACATAAATACTGCAATAGCGAACAGCCCACTTTGCGCAATCCTGATTGGGTGGTTACACCCAAAAGCGGAGAGACATATTGTGGAGATGCTGTGGCTTCTATTTACAATGAAAAAGAGGGCTTCAATCGCATTTTAGTTTCAGATGGATTAGGACACGGTTTAGAGGCTAGTAAGCCATCTTCGCTAGCTATAGAAACATTAAATAATTATTCTGAGTTAGGTTTACATGATCTTTTTGTGAAAATACATGAGGAGCTTGCAAAAACCAGAGGAGCTGCTCTATTTATTATGGATATATATCAGGATAAGGTAGAATACATGGGAATAGGCAATATAAGTACTAGGCTACTATCTATTCATGCAAAATCTAAGGGGTTAATTTCAAAACCAGGAATTGTAGGGCATAAAATAAGTAGGTTACAGGCCTTCTCAGAACCTATAAATAAGGGTGATGTAATAATTAGCTACAGCGATGGCTTAAAGTCTATCAATCTGGATCATTTATTAAAAACTCCAGTACCAATTGTTATTGCATCGGCACTTTATTCTAAATATGCTCTGAGAAATGACGACAGGTCTATTGCCGTCTACAAACATTAA
- a CDS encoding porin family protein, giving the protein MKNINLYYKTIILSCLSLLAFNAANAQARLGFKGGMNLTKFDIDQVETQNLSRAAFGVFGELPITSNVGISTEINYSNEGSAYNSNPLIDETKVSYLEIPVLANIYLSNSWIRPKIFGGPSMSFLMNAENEMIDGSTVDIEDNYKENEIGAVLGAGIDFKITGENYLILDARYDLGLTELDNVDIGTFKNRGFRFNVGFSFPVSSY; this is encoded by the coding sequence ATGAAAAACATTAATCTATACTACAAAACTATTATACTTAGCTGCCTTTCTTTACTTGCTTTTAATGCAGCAAACGCACAAGCAAGATTAGGGTTTAAAGGCGGTATGAACCTAACAAAATTTGACATCGATCAAGTTGAAACTCAAAACCTTAGCAGAGCCGCATTTGGCGTTTTTGGTGAGTTACCAATAACTTCTAACGTGGGTATTTCAACTGAGATTAACTACTCAAATGAGGGTTCGGCTTATAACAGCAACCCACTAATAGACGAAACAAAAGTATCTTACTTAGAGATTCCAGTTTTAGCAAATATCTATTTGTCTAACTCTTGGATTAGACCAAAAATATTTGGTGGTCCTTCTATGAGCTTTTTGATGAATGCAGAAAACGAAATGATCGACGGTTCTACAGTAGATATTGAAGATAACTATAAAGAAAACGAAATTGGTGCCGTACTCGGTGCAGGTATAGATTTTAAAATTACTGGTGAAAATTACTTAATACTAGATGCCAGATATGACCTTGGTCTTACTGAGCTAGACAATGTAGACATCGGTACTTTTAAAAACAGAGGATTTAGATTTAATGTAGGGTTCAGTTTCCCTGTAAGTAGCTATTAG
- a CDS encoding mechanosensitive ion channel family protein — translation MNSIDIASFVSIISDKLEGWIETIIAMAPNFLLAVVVIVLFGFISKFVKKQTLKLLSRTHLGYSLISLVAQVISIIVICVGVFVALGILELDKTVTSLLAGAGIIGLALGFAFQDLTANFLSGIFIAIQRPISIGDVVETNGFFGKVKSINIRSVIIDNFGGQEIEIPSKDIFQNPIMNYSKTGERRMQLNCGVEYDQDLQVAQDVAHEAISSLPFLQEGKAVEVHFDGFGDSSINFKIWYWINQDQAGPPYAGSEAIKALKKAFDNAGIGIPFPIRTLELKDRKEILEPFYKKEPALQNGNSNTNGSDHHVSGKHSNGNSHDS, via the coding sequence ATGAATTCTATAGATATAGCATCTTTTGTATCAATAATATCAGACAAACTAGAAGGCTGGATAGAAACAATTATAGCAATGGCGCCAAACTTTTTATTGGCGGTTGTTGTAATTGTTCTATTTGGGTTTATTTCTAAGTTTGTTAAAAAACAAACTCTTAAACTATTATCTAGAACCCATTTGGGTTATTCACTAATCTCACTAGTTGCACAAGTAATTTCTATTATAGTAATTTGTGTAGGTGTATTTGTAGCGCTAGGTATTCTAGAATTAGATAAAACTGTAACATCATTACTTGCTGGTGCTGGTATTATTGGTTTGGCGCTAGGTTTTGCATTCCAAGATTTAACAGCCAACTTTTTATCAGGTATTTTTATCGCAATACAAAGACCTATTAGTATTGGAGATGTAGTTGAAACCAATGGTTTTTTTGGTAAAGTTAAGTCTATCAACATAAGATCGGTAATTATAGATAACTTCGGTGGCCAAGAAATTGAAATACCAAGTAAAGATATTTTCCAAAATCCAATAATGAACTACAGCAAAACTGGCGAAAGAAGAATGCAGTTGAACTGTGGTGTAGAATACGATCAAGATTTGCAAGTAGCTCAAGATGTGGCTCATGAAGCAATTAGCAGCCTTCCATTTTTACAAGAGGGCAAAGCAGTAGAAGTTCACTTCGATGGATTCGGCGACAGTAGCATTAACTTTAAAATTTGGTACTGGATAAACCAAGATCAAGCAGGACCTCCATATGCGGGTAGCGAAGCTATTAAAGCACTTAAAAAAGCTTTTGATAATGCAGGTATCGGTATTCCATTCCCTATTAGAACTTTGGAATTAAAAGATAGAAAAGAAATTCTTGAACCATTTTATAAGAAAGAGCCTGCGCTACAAAATGGCAACAGCAATACAAATGGTAGTGACCACCATGTTAGTGGCAAACACAGCAATGGTAACAGCCATGATAGCTAA
- a CDS encoding endonuclease/exonuclease/phosphatase family protein, producing METLVVFLSLILIMAAIIPVIKLEHWWIRVFDFIRLQAFVISLIVLAIGMIYMESSTLKFVTLGALLISAISQAIQIYPYTILAKKQVVACKTPDSRNMVSLFVSNVLMYNSKTEGVKQQIAEAEPDMILMLETNEYWAKSMSYLKEKYPYTVECPLENTYGMLFYSKLELSGTELRFIISDEIPSIFTKVKTPSGKEFDFYGIHPKPPVPQESESSLERDTELILVGKEIAKRKKPSVVAGDLNDVAWSYTTRLFQKTGNLRDPRKGRGFFSTYHANYWFFRWPLDHIFHTDSFDLVHMERMNNIGSDHFPINVILNYTDPLEKEFIKNELNEEEKEDVEDKLEAIEEVMEEQK from the coding sequence ATGGAAACACTTGTCGTATTTTTATCACTAATATTAATAATGGCCGCTATAATACCAGTAATTAAACTGGAACATTGGTGGATAAGAGTATTCGATTTTATTCGCCTACAGGCCTTTGTAATATCACTAATAGTTCTAGCTATTGGTATGATTTACATGGAAAGCTCTACTTTAAAATTTGTAACATTAGGCGCATTGCTCATAAGTGCAATTTCACAGGCAATACAAATTTACCCTTACACGATTTTAGCCAAGAAGCAGGTTGTAGCTTGCAAAACACCTGATTCTAGGAATATGGTTTCTCTGTTTGTTTCAAATGTATTAATGTATAACAGCAAAACAGAGGGAGTAAAGCAGCAAATTGCAGAAGCAGAACCAGATATGATATTGATGTTGGAAACCAACGAATACTGGGCAAAATCAATGTCTTATCTTAAAGAGAAATACCCTTATACTGTGGAATGCCCACTCGAAAATACCTACGGAATGTTGTTTTACTCTAAACTTGAGCTTAGCGGTACAGAACTTAGGTTTATAATTAGTGATGAGATACCATCAATATTCACTAAAGTAAAAACACCATCGGGCAAAGAGTTCGATTTCTACGGTATACACCCGAAACCACCAGTACCACAAGAGTCTGAGAGTTCATTAGAAAGAGATACTGAACTCATACTTGTGGGTAAAGAAATTGCCAAAAGAAAGAAACCAAGTGTTGTAGCAGGAGACTTAAACGATGTTGCATGGTCTTATACAACCAGATTGTTTCAAAAAACGGGTAACCTTAGAGACCCAAGAAAAGGTCGCGGATTCTTTAGTACATATCACGCAAACTATTGGTTTTTCCGCTGGCCACTAGACCATATTTTCCATACAGATTCTTTTGATCTGGTGCATATGGAACGCATGAATAATATAGGTTCAGACCATTTTCCGATCAATGTAATTCTAAATTATACAGACCCACTAGAGAAAGAATTTATTAAAAATGAATTGAATGAAGAAGAAAAAGAAGATGTGGAAGATAAGTTAGAAGCAATAGAAGAAGTGATGGAAGAACAGAAATAA
- a CDS encoding STAS domain-containing protein gives MEKIPVLKIGNLLLISIQTDIYDSQGLQLQDDIANLLQRHSFRGVILDISSLSIVDSFMGKIINNIASISLVMGAETVVSGMQPAVAITLVELGLEMPNVKTTLSLEKAIQFFNEKFNRETDQDGSSQE, from the coding sequence ATGGAAAAAATACCAGTGCTGAAGATAGGAAATCTATTGTTAATCTCAATACAGACTGATATTTATGACAGCCAAGGTTTGCAACTGCAAGATGATATTGCAAACCTTTTGCAAAGACATAGTTTTAGAGGAGTAATTTTAGATATTTCATCATTAAGTATCGTAGACTCCTTTATGGGTAAAATAATAAATAATATTGCATCTATATCTTTGGTAATGGGTGCAGAAACAGTGGTGTCGGGTATGCAACCAGCTGTAGCAATTACACTGGTTGAACTGGGTTTAGAGATGCCAAACGTTAAAACAACATTGTCACTAGAAAAAGCTATTCAATTTTTTAATGAAAAGTTCAATCGAGAGACTGATCAGGATGGAAGTTCTCAAGAGTAA
- a CDS encoding sensor histidine kinase, producing MLYITSIELKYPEDLFFIINTIKQFSIKAGQDNQSATKYTTVISEISRRALSLKLNGSVNVYLKDENNVQNFVSEFNLDYKSNVKSVDEALNALDLDKFRSLTDQIVFEHKTNKHEINVLVYKVLPKDAVKIDRDIISIWQHQIKKSIQQSPLQEIKRDNYQLIKAYNTIKEKERSLQKAKDELEMAFKRIKEKNDELKNFAHVVSHDLKSPLNAIMMSAEMITTLYRESLPPDVAEIFDITVTSAEKMKNIINEYLHYATASGHKDHSEEVDLNSLVTEILEYVSKPKPVQIDVINLPVITFDRVAIKQVFQNLITNAIKYNDKEVIKICFDANLNDEGDKIIMSVKDNGPGIPSKYFNVIFTPYKTLGIKSNSESGTGLGLPLVRKIIERNRGKIWLDSEVGQWTTFYFSIPVSR from the coding sequence ATGCTGTACATAACCTCTATAGAACTAAAATACCCTGAAGATTTATTTTTTATAATAAATACTATAAAGCAGTTTTCTATTAAGGCAGGTCAAGACAACCAGTCTGCAACAAAATATACAACTGTTATTTCAGAAATTAGTAGGAGGGCGCTTTCATTAAAATTGAATGGTTCTGTAAACGTGTACTTAAAAGATGAAAATAATGTACAGAATTTCGTTTCAGAATTTAATTTAGATTACAAATCTAACGTCAAATCTGTCGATGAAGCCCTAAATGCTTTAGACTTGGATAAATTTCGATCTTTGACAGATCAGATTGTTTTTGAGCACAAAACGAACAAGCACGAAATTAATGTGCTTGTTTATAAAGTGCTTCCTAAAGATGCAGTAAAAATTGATAGAGATATTATTTCTATTTGGCAGCATCAAATAAAAAAGTCTATACAGCAATCGCCATTACAAGAGATCAAAAGAGATAATTACCAACTCATAAAAGCTTATAATACCATTAAAGAAAAGGAAAGGTCTTTACAAAAAGCGAAAGATGAGTTGGAGATGGCTTTTAAACGGATTAAGGAAAAAAACGACGAGCTTAAAAACTTTGCTCATGTAGTTTCTCACGACTTAAAATCGCCTTTAAATGCGATTATGATGTCTGCAGAAATGATTACTACATTATACAGAGAGTCTCTTCCACCAGATGTAGCAGAAATTTTTGATATAACTGTAACATCAGCAGAAAAAATGAAGAATATTATTAATGAGTATCTTCATTATGCGACAGCTTCTGGGCATAAAGACCACTCTGAAGAAGTAGACCTTAACAGTCTGGTAACAGAAATTCTGGAATACGTTTCTAAACCTAAGCCAGTGCAAATTGATGTTATCAACTTACCTGTAATAACTTTTGATAGAGTGGCAATTAAACAAGTTTTTCAAAATTTGATAACCAATGCCATTAAATACAATGACAAAGAGGTTATTAAAATCTGTTTCGATGCAAATCTGAATGACGAAGGTGATAAGATCATTATGTCTGTAAAAGATAATGGTCCGGGTATTCCTTCTAAATATTTCAATGTAATATTTACTCCTTATAAAACACTTGGTATAAAATCTAACAGTGAAAGTGGTACTGGTTTAGGCTTGCCACTTGTAAGAAAGATTATCGAAAGAAACCGTGGTAAAATTTGGCTCGACTCCGAGGTAGGGCAGTGGACCACTTTCTATTTTTCGATTCCTGTTTCAAGATAA
- a CDS encoding DUF1328 domain-containing protein produces MLRWTIIFFVVALIAAVFGFGGIAAGAASIAKILFFIFLVVFVISLLMGLTKGKRL; encoded by the coding sequence ATGTTACGCTGGACTATAATATTTTTTGTTGTTGCACTTATCGCCGCTGTATTTGGATTTGGTGGTATTGCTGCAGGAGCAGCTTCAATTGCTAAAATTTTATTCTTTATTTTCTTAGTAGTTTTTGTAATATCATTACTAATGGGCCTTACCAAAGGCAAAAGACTCTGA
- a CDS encoding STAS domain-containing protein, protein MKSATVDLIKRDEQKILDEWLNVLKRSNIYNFQISDEPELYNEIKNFLTELSDVLTPNTFDVHSPEFIPLKKMVVEIAQKNTALGFSAKESALYIFSLKNILFNLLLEEYENDASVLVKEIKILSKIIDELGTIIFDTFVADREEIIKRQRQELLEASTPIINIWDGILGVPIIGTIDSVRAQQIMDTLLNAINDTGFDVAIIDISGVSTLDTVTAQHILKTAAAAKLMGATCIISGISPNIAQTIINLDIDLGQTITKGSMSEAIKTALEIIGRKTKKNILEYGKNTSAEDRKSIVNLNTD, encoded by the coding sequence ATGAAAAGCGCAACAGTTGATTTAATTAAAAGGGATGAACAGAAGATTTTAGATGAGTGGTTAAATGTTCTTAAAAGAAGCAATATTTACAACTTTCAAATATCAGATGAACCTGAATTATATAATGAAATAAAGAATTTTTTAACAGAGCTTTCTGATGTTTTAACGCCAAATACTTTTGATGTACATTCTCCTGAGTTTATTCCATTAAAAAAGATGGTGGTAGAAATTGCCCAAAAAAACACAGCATTGGGTTTTTCTGCTAAAGAGAGTGCGTTATACATATTTAGTCTTAAAAATATATTATTTAATCTTTTACTAGAAGAATACGAAAACGATGCTTCAGTTCTGGTTAAAGAAATAAAGATACTTAGCAAAATAATTGATGAGTTGGGTACGATCATTTTTGATACTTTTGTAGCTGACCGCGAAGAAATTATTAAAAGGCAGAGACAAGAGTTATTAGAAGCATCAACACCTATTATTAATATTTGGGATGGTATTTTGGGTGTGCCGATAATTGGTACTATAGATAGTGTTCGCGCGCAGCAAATAATGGATACCCTGCTAAATGCTATTAACGATACTGGTTTTGATGTAGCAATTATTGATATCTCTGGAGTTTCTACTCTCGATACTGTAACAGCTCAACATATTTTGAAAACAGCAGCGGCAGCTAAATTAATGGGCGCAACTTGCATTATAAGTGGTATAAGTCCAAATATTGCACAAACGATTATTAACCTGGATATTGATTTAGGACAAACAATAACTAAAGGCTCTATGTCTGAGGCAATAAAAACTGCTCTGGAAATTATTGGAAGAAAAACAAAGAAAAATATTTTAGAGTATGGAAAAAATACCAGTGCTGAAGATAGGAAATCTATTGTTAATCTCAATACAGACTGA
- a CDS encoding sensor histidine kinase, protein MTNQELSSPTLRQQSLAVKALPFIICFLLPALNILNNRTESLDFNTLKITPRWLFVSCFLLFLWFLNEKLSEKFNYFVIVIANAISIALLIACEHYIFPDFISLSYYVSYWNIVLKLGVASALFLTIQYTIKSSSSVERLKGENYMLKSENYKAQLEQLKKQVNPHFLFNSLSTLRTMIRANSPNSEDFVLNLSDVYRQILQTRKSNTVSLKEEILFLNAYLYLIKVRHEDALITEMDIKEEALSYDIPVFALQLLVENCIKHNIVSESKPLHIKIFQQDDTSISVSNNFQPKKRKSESMGVGLSNLQKRYELIGINKGIEIKQENGNYTVTLKLF, encoded by the coding sequence ATGACAAATCAAGAATTATCCTCACCAACTTTAAGGCAACAAAGCTTGGCAGTAAAAGCACTACCTTTTATAATTTGTTTTTTATTGCCAGCACTCAACATCTTAAACAACAGAACAGAAAGCCTTGACTTTAACACCTTAAAAATAACTCCTAGGTGGTTATTTGTATCCTGTTTCTTACTGTTTCTTTGGTTTTTGAATGAAAAATTATCAGAAAAGTTTAATTACTTTGTCATTGTAATAGCTAATGCCATTAGTATTGCTTTACTAATAGCTTGTGAACACTATATTTTTCCAGATTTTATAAGCCTCTCCTATTATGTTTCTTACTGGAACATAGTCTTAAAATTGGGTGTAGCTTCGGCACTTTTTTTAACCATACAGTATACCATTAAGTCTAGTAGCTCTGTGGAAAGATTAAAAGGTGAAAACTACATGCTTAAGTCCGAAAATTACAAAGCACAACTAGAGCAATTAAAAAAACAGGTAAACCCTCACTTTTTATTTAACTCTCTTAGCACGCTACGCACCATGATAAGAGCAAATAGCCCAAACTCAGAAGATTTTGTACTCAACCTATCTGATGTTTACAGACAAATTCTACAAACCCGAAAATCTAACACGGTTAGTTTAAAAGAAGAAATACTGTTTTTAAATGCTTATTTGTATCTGATAAAAGTGCGACACGAAGATGCATTAATTACCGAGATGGATATTAAAGAGGAGGCACTTTCTTACGATATACCTGTTTTTGCTTTGCAACTACTAGTAGAGAATTGTATTAAGCACAATATCGTGTCAGAATCGAAACCTTTACATATTAAAATATTTCAGCAAGACGATACCTCTATTTCTGTAAGCAATAATTTTCAGCCCAAAAAGCGCAAATCAGAATCTATGGGAGTTGGCTTGAGTAATCTGCAAAAAAGATATGAACTTATTGGCATTAACAAGGGTATAGAAATAAAACAAGAAAATGGTAATTACACGGTTACGCTTAAACTATTTTGA
- a CDS encoding anti-sigma regulatory factor, giving the protein MEVLKSKTLKISEEKDLLNIRGLIREYAGEIGLPEIFKVKLLTATSEVARNVLKYAGSGRITIRILSDINKGIEIICEDNGKGIDDVDAAMKKGFSTSGSLGLGLPGARSLVHVFHIDSKLSVGTRVRMIVWRK; this is encoded by the coding sequence ATGGAAGTTCTCAAGAGTAAAACATTAAAAATAAGCGAGGAGAAAGATTTATTAAATATAAGGGGTTTAATTAGAGAATATGCTGGTGAAATTGGTTTACCGGAGATTTTTAAGGTTAAACTTCTTACAGCTACCAGTGAAGTAGCCAGAAATGTTTTAAAATATGCTGGTAGTGGTAGAATAACTATTAGAATCCTTTCTGATATTAATAAAGGCATAGAAATAATATGCGAAGACAACGGAAAGGGCATAGATGATGTGGATGCTGCGATGAAGAAAGGGTTTTCAACTAGTGGATCTTTGGGGCTCGGTTTACCTGGAGCAAGGTCGCTTGTACATGTTTTTCATATAGATTCCAAACTTTCTGTAGGCACAAGGGTTAGAATGATTGTATGGAGAAAGTAG
- a CDS encoding helix-turn-helix domain-containing protein, with product MEITLNTQTNEAILENLKNSNVIEDYKKDCKEMTLKVSKKLGKGEVYFLEFQEGISLYIYTVQLKEQVILKYLPNKYQPIRFFYCLKGSSAHSIQSEDIQYRLADFEGSISACSHTCEQKLKFPANESIELCMLEINREKYLSKIACDLEKVPQRLKNALIDTKGEKSFFYQSDYSYHISNCINEIRDSSYDGLVRSAFLESKIHEIFFLQVKQYYDDLISSGNNAIIRENDLKKIHLAKEIIHSDLKNAPTIKDLAKKVGTNEFKLKKAFKEVFNSTIYNYIRDKRLEKARLLLIENSMSIGEVSEAIGYKNSGHFSKRFKEKYGMLPKKYHTNFRNDIEKQEPKTLADV from the coding sequence ATGGAAATCACATTAAATACCCAAACTAACGAAGCAATTCTTGAAAATCTGAAGAATAGCAATGTAATCGAAGATTACAAAAAGGATTGTAAAGAAATGACATTAAAAGTTTCTAAAAAGCTGGGTAAAGGAGAGGTTTATTTCCTTGAATTTCAGGAAGGTATCTCCTTATATATTTATACAGTACAGCTTAAGGAACAGGTAATACTTAAATATTTACCCAATAAGTATCAGCCAATTAGATTTTTTTATTGCTTAAAAGGTAGCTCAGCTCACTCAATTCAGTCTGAAGATATACAATATCGACTAGCAGATTTTGAAGGCTCCATTTCTGCTTGTAGTCATACTTGTGAGCAAAAGCTTAAATTTCCGGCAAACGAAAGCATAGAACTTTGCATGTTAGAAATTAATAGAGAAAAATACCTAAGCAAAATAGCTTGTGATCTTGAGAAGGTACCACAGCGATTAAAAAATGCATTGATTGATACCAAAGGTGAAAAATCTTTTTTCTATCAGAGCGATTACAGTTACCATATTAGTAATTGTATAAATGAAATAAGAGATAGTAGCTACGACGGTTTAGTTCGTTCAGCTTTTCTTGAGTCTAAAATACATGAGATATTTTTTCTTCAAGTAAAGCAATATTACGACGATCTTATTTCGTCTGGCAACAATGCGATTATTAGAGAAAACGACTTAAAGAAAATACATCTGGCCAAAGAAATTATTCATTCTGACCTTAAAAATGCACCAACAATTAAAGATCTTGCTAAAAAGGTTGGAACGAATGAATTTAAGCTTAAAAAGGCATTTAAAGAAGTTTTTAACTCAACTATATACAATTACATAAGAGATAAAAGACTTGAAAAAGCCAGATTACTACTTATTGAAAACTCAATGAGTATTGGAGAAGTATCAGAAGCGATTGGATATAAAAACTCAGGCCACTTCTCTAAAAGATTTAAAGAAAAATATGGTATGCTGCCTAAAAAGTATCATACCAATTTTAGAAATGACATAGAAAAACAGGAGCCGAAAACATTAGCAGACGTTTAA